Part of the Longimicrobium sp. genome is shown below.
GTCGTCCACGGCGCGGAGCGTGGCCAGCAGCGGCGGAACCGCGTCCGCGCTCAGCCGCGCGGCATAGGTGGCGTCGAACCGCGTGGCCGCGTCGGCGCGCGAGGCGTTCACGCGCACGATCATGGCGTCGGGATTCGCCACGTGCAGGAGCACCATCATCTCCACCGCCGCCATCAGCGCGCCCCAGGCGAACTTCTGCCGATGGCCGCGCAGCACCGTCCACGCGAACCACACGAACACCACGCCCAGCCACAGCATGAAGGCCGTTGTATACAGGCGCAGCTCCGTCAGCCCGTAGGCGCCCCAGTACAGGCGCATCCGGTGAATGCCGCTGGCCATGATCACGAACAGCAGCGCCACCTGCGTGCCCACCAGCAGCCGGAACGTGCGCTCGTGCCCGGGCTTTTCGCGCCGGACGATCCAGTCGGCCAGCAGCAGCAGGGGCAGCACGAGGCCCGCGACCGTCACCAGCTCGAAAAACCCGCGCCGCGCGTACTCCGAGAACGTGGCCGATCCCGCCGCCTGCACGCGCCCCACCCCGCCGAAGAAGTACGGCAGCTGCACCAGGACGAAAGCCAGGAACAGCGCGTTCAGCATCCCCAGCGCGGTGCCCACCTCCACCATCCCCAGCGACAGCCCGGCGGGACGCACGACCTCCGGGCCCGGCTCGTCGCTGCCGACGACCATCGTTCGCAGCACACCGCCCGCAAGCCAGGCGATGAACGCGGCGAGCAGCACGTGCCCCATCCCCGACGCCAGGTCGAAGCCGAAGACGCTGCCCAGCAGCCGCTCGAAGGCCGCGTCCGCCGCCGAAAGCAGCAGGCCGAACACCAGGAGCAGCGGCAGGCCGATGGCGGTGCCGCGCAGGACGGCGATTGCGACGGGCCACCCGCCGCCGCCCAGCTCCTTCCAGCGCACGTCGCGGGTCAGCAGCGCCACCGTGCCCATCGCTGCGTCCGCCACGGACGCGAGGGCCCCGAGCGCCAGGTTGGCGAGCCCCGCCAGCCGCAAGTGCCCGCCGCGCGCCCGCAGCATCGCCAGCGCCAGCACCAGCGCGAGCGCCGAAAGGGTGAGCGCCTTGAGCGTGGGCGAGTCGCGCCAGGCCATCAGCGCCGCGGCGCCGAGTGCCAGCGGAATCCATCCCACCGACACGTCGTCCGTCTCCGCCCAGCGCTGCATGCCCACGATGGCCGCCACGAGCACGAAGGTGAAGACGGTGATGTTGATGCCCCAAGGGGCGCTGCGAAGCAGCAGGTCACCCGCGATTCCGACCGCGACTGCGGCTCCCAGCACGCCCAGGCCCGTCCGTGTCTCGCGGCTGACCGCCGCACGTGTTGCCCGCTCGCTCGCGAGCACCGCATCTGCCCCGTTCATCACTGTCCCTCCCTCTCAAGGTTCAACCGGGTGTCCCCCACGCACTTCCGCACTTCCGCACTTCCGCACTAACGCACTCACGCACTCTTCAATCGTCCGAACCGCCGCTCGCGCCCCTGGAACCACTCCACCGCCCGCCCGAGCGCGGCGGGATCAAACTCCGGCCAGGCGAGCGGCGTGAAGTACAGTTCGGCGTACGCGCACTCCCAGAGGAGAAAATCGCTCAGCCGCTGCTCGCCGCCGGTGCGGACCAGCAGGTCCACGTCGGGCGCCGGCTCGTCCTCGCCCATCGCCCACCCCAGCGCCAGGGCGAAGTCCTCGCGCGAATCGCCCGTCGCCAGCGCCGCGGCCCGCAGCAGCGCATCGCGGGCGGAGTAGTCCAGCGCGATCCTCAGCGTCAGCCGGGTGCCGCCCGCCGTGGCCTCCTCCGCCGCGCGCACCTGGCGAAGGAGCACGTCCGGCAGCCGGTCGCGCCGCCCGATCACGCGAAGGCGCACCCCGTTCTCCACGCAGCGCTGCGCCTCGCCCGCCAGGTAGGCGCGGAACAGGCGCATCAGCCCGGCGACCTCGCGCGGGGGGCGGCCCCAGTTGTCTGACGAAAACGCGTACAGCGTCACCGTGCCGATGCCCAGCCCCGGCGCCGCCTCCACGATGCGGCGCACGGCCTTCGCCCCCTCGCGGTGCCCCGCCAGCCGCGGCCAGCCACGCGCGGCGGCCCATCGCCCGTTGCCGTCCATGATGAGGGCCACGTGCATCCCCGGATTTGGGCTGATGTTGAAAGTTCTTTGCATCGTAAAGCATCCAGGCAAAAAAAGGGACGGTTCACCGGTCGCGAACGGCGTGGATCAGCGCTTCCATGTGGTTCAGGTACGCTTCCAGTGCCGTGCGCCCCGCGTCGGTCAGGGCGTACTCGGTTCGGGGCGTGCGCCCCTCGAAGCTCTTGGTGCACACCACGTAGCCGGCTTCCTCGAGCTTGCGGGCGTGCACGCTCAGGTTGCCGTCCGTCAGGGCCAGCATGGTCTTGAGCTCGTTGAACGCCATGGACGTGTTCACCGCCAGCGCGCTGACGATGCCCAGCCGCACCCGCTCGTGGATCAGCCGGTCCAGCTCTGCCGAGCCCTCGTCGGCCGAGCCGGCGACGCTGCGCAGGACCGAGCTGGCCAGCGGCTCCGAAGGCTTCGGGTCAGCCACCGTGCCTCCGCGCGATCAGGGTGCCGAACACCATGTGGAGCCCGCCGAACCCCGCGGCCATGTACACGTCCCCCCAGGCGGCGGGGGAAAACAGCGCCGCCACGCCCACGGCCATGAAGCACATGCCCATCACGGGCACCGCGCGCACCGAGAACGCGCCGGCGGCCACGATGGCCACACCGAACAGCAGCAGCCACATCCCGGGAAGCACGGTGACGAGCTCCGCGGGGAACAGGACGGCGGTCAGCACGGCGCCCGCGGCCAGGGGCGGCGCCAGGCTCAGGATGAACTTGCGCCCCGGGCCGGTGAGCAGGCTCACCTTGGCGTGCCGGGCCTTGGTGGCCGAGGTCAG
Proteins encoded:
- a CDS encoding DUF4173 domain-containing protein yields the protein MNGADAVLASERATRAAVSRETRTGLGVLGAAVAVGIAGDLLLRSAPWGINITVFTFVLVAAIVGMQRWAETDDVSVGWIPLALGAAALMAWRDSPTLKALTLSALALVLALAMLRARGGHLRLAGLANLALGALASVADAAMGTVALLTRDVRWKELGGGGWPVAIAVLRGTAIGLPLLLVFGLLLSAADAAFERLLGSVFGFDLASGMGHVLLAAFIAWLAGGVLRTMVVGSDEPGPEVVRPAGLSLGMVEVGTALGMLNALFLAFVLVQLPYFFGGVGRVQAAGSATFSEYARRGFFELVTVAGLVLPLLLLADWIVRREKPGHERTFRLLVGTQVALLFVIMASGIHRMRLYWGAYGLTELRLYTTAFMLWLGVVFVWFAWTVLRGHRQKFAWGALMAAVEMMVLLHVANPDAMIVRVNASRADAATRFDATYAARLSADAVPPLLATLRAVDDSPTRCHAAERLLARWEGEGDWRSWSLSRGRANAAVARHRKELQSMSCPVAASAVAAPLPAGPAVVR
- a CDS encoding di-trans,poly-cis-decaprenylcistransferase; translation: MQRTFNISPNPGMHVALIMDGNGRWAAARGWPRLAGHREGAKAVRRIVEAAPGLGIGTVTLYAFSSDNWGRPPREVAGLMRLFRAYLAGEAQRCVENGVRLRVIGRRDRLPDVLLRQVRAAEEATAGGTRLTLRIALDYSARDALLRAAALATGDSREDFALALGWAMGEDEPAPDVDLLVRTGGEQRLSDFLLWECAYAELYFTPLAWPEFDPAALGRAVEWFQGRERRFGRLKSA
- a CDS encoding transcriptional regulator, giving the protein MADPKPSEPLASSVLRSVAGSADEGSAELDRLIHERVRLGIVSALAVNTSMAFNELKTMLALTDGNLSVHARKLEEAGYVVCTKSFEGRTPRTEYALTDAGRTALEAYLNHMEALIHAVRDR